A window of the Streptomyces finlayi genome harbors these coding sequences:
- a CDS encoding potassium/proton antiporter, whose product MLNELLLVCSLVLLVAVVAVRISSRSGLPSLLLYLGIGVAIGQDGIFDVRFDNAELTQVIGYAALVVILAEGGLGTKWKEVRPALPAAAVLSTVGVGISVGVTAAGAHYLVGLEWRQALIIGAVVSSTDAAAVFSVLRKVPLPSRITGVLEAESGFNDAPVVILVVAFSAIGPVEHWYVLVGEIALELTIGAAIGLAVGWLGSLGLRHVALPASGLYPIAVMAIAVSAYAAGALAHGSGFLAVYLAAMVLGNSKLPHWPATRGFADGLGWLAQIGMFVLLGLLVTPHDLVADFWPAMMVGLVLTVVARPLSVFVSLAPFRLPHREKTLMSWAGLRGAVPIVLATIPMVSGISGSTRVFNIVFVLVVVYTLLQGPTLPWLAKALKISDDPSEAADLGIESAPLERLRGHLLSVAIPAESKMHGVEVGELRLPAGAAVTLVVRDGKSFVPAPSTVLRRRDELLVVATDPVRDAAEARLRAVGEGGKLAGWLGTGGGSGKPGSRAGSRTGARGGPGRTRRPGGPEGSGGSGRSGRFGSPGGSTRVDSTPHLAHLAKKLVRGIGSVSESGDKRSDSTKTHR is encoded by the coding sequence ATGCTCAACGAACTCCTGCTCGTCTGTTCACTCGTCCTGCTCGTCGCCGTGGTGGCGGTGCGCATCTCGTCCCGCAGCGGGCTCCCCAGCCTGCTCCTGTACCTCGGCATCGGTGTCGCCATAGGCCAGGACGGCATCTTCGACGTCCGGTTCGACAACGCCGAACTGACGCAGGTGATCGGCTACGCCGCACTGGTCGTCATCCTCGCCGAGGGCGGTCTGGGCACGAAGTGGAAGGAAGTCCGTCCCGCCCTGCCGGCCGCCGCGGTGCTCTCGACCGTGGGCGTGGGCATCAGCGTGGGTGTCACCGCGGCCGGAGCGCACTATCTCGTCGGCCTGGAGTGGCGGCAGGCGCTGATCATCGGCGCGGTCGTCTCGTCCACCGACGCCGCCGCCGTCTTCTCCGTGCTGCGCAAGGTGCCGCTGCCGTCCCGGATCACGGGCGTCCTGGAGGCCGAGTCCGGCTTCAACGACGCCCCGGTCGTCATCCTCGTGGTGGCGTTCTCCGCCATCGGCCCCGTGGAGCACTGGTACGTACTCGTCGGTGAGATAGCCCTTGAGCTGACGATCGGTGCGGCCATCGGTCTTGCGGTCGGCTGGCTCGGCTCCCTCGGACTGCGCCATGTGGCGCTGCCCGCGTCCGGTCTGTACCCGATCGCCGTGATGGCCATCGCGGTCTCTGCCTACGCGGCGGGCGCGCTGGCGCACGGCAGCGGATTCCTAGCCGTCTATCTCGCGGCGATGGTCCTCGGCAACTCCAAGCTGCCGCACTGGCCGGCCACCCGCGGTTTCGCGGACGGGCTCGGCTGGCTGGCCCAGATCGGCATGTTCGTGCTGCTCGGCCTGCTGGTCACACCACACGACCTGGTCGCCGACTTCTGGCCCGCGATGATGGTGGGGCTGGTCCTGACCGTGGTGGCGCGACCGCTCTCGGTCTTCGTCAGCCTGGCACCGTTCAGACTGCCGCATCGCGAGAAGACGCTGATGTCCTGGGCCGGACTGCGCGGCGCCGTACCCATCGTGCTCGCGACCATTCCGATGGTCTCCGGGATCTCCGGCAGCACCAGGGTCTTCAACATCGTCTTCGTTCTTGTCGTGGTCTACACCCTGCTCCAGGGGCCGACCCTGCCCTGGCTCGCGAAAGCACTCAAGATCTCCGACGATCCGTCGGAAGCGGCGGACCTGGGCATCGAATCGGCGCCCCTGGAGCGGCTGCGCGGGCATCTGCTGTCCGTCGCGATCCCCGCCGAGTCGAAGATGCACGGGGTGGAGGTCGGCGAGCTGCGACTGCCCGCCGGGGCTGCGGTCACGCTCGTGGTCCGGGACGGCAAGAGCTTCGTACCGGCACCGTCCACCGTGCTGCGGCGCCGCGACGAACTGCTGGTGGTGGCGACCGACCCGGTGCGCGACGCGGCCGAGGCCCGGCTGCGGGCGGTCGGCGAGGGCGGCAAGCTGGCGGGCTGGCTGGGCACCGGGGGCGGCTCGGGGAAGCCCGGCTCCCGGGCCGGTTCGCGCACCGGAGCGCGTGGCGGACCGGGGCGTACCAGGCGGCCGGGTGGCCCGGAAGGCTCCGGCGGTTCGGGTCGTTCCGGGCGCTTTGGAAGTCCCGGTGGGTCGACGCGGGTCGACAGTACGCCGCACCTGGCGCACCTGGCGAAGAAGCTCGTCAGGGGCATCGGTTCGGTATCCGAATCCGGTGACAAGCGGTCCGACTCCACGAAGACGCATCGCTGA